The following proteins are co-located in the Candidatus Fusobacterium pullicola genome:
- a CDS encoding glycosyltransferase family 2 protein, whose translation MRLSVAMITMNEERILEKTLESVKDIADEIVIVDSGSTDRTEEIAKKYRAKFYVESWKGYGPQRNSAIDKASGEWILNIDADEEISPELQKRILEIKNSKDSGSVFNINFTSVCFGKKIRYGGWSNSYHIRLFRKSAGRFNSNTVHESFETKEKIYTLKEEIYHHSYSTLGDYFTKFNRYTTEGAIEYYKRGKRCNIFQLAFNPIFKFLRMYLLRFGFLDGKEGFLLACTSSLYTMVKYYKLYEITKNGSYIKR comes from the coding sequence ATGAGATTATCAGTTGCAATGATAACAATGAATGAAGAAAGAATTTTAGAAAAGACCTTAGAGTCAGTTAAAGATATAGCCGATGAGATAGTTATAGTGGATAGTGGTTCTACAGATAGAACAGAGGAGATTGCTAAAAAATATAGAGCAAAATTCTATGTAGAGAGTTGGAAAGGTTATGGACCACAGAGAAACTCTGCAATAGATAAGGCAAGTGGAGAGTGGATACTAAATATTGATGCCGATGAGGAGATATCCCCAGAACTTCAAAAAAGAATTTTAGAGATAAAAAATTCAAAGGATAGTGGTAGTGTTTTCAATATCAACTTCACCTCGGTTTGTTTTGGAAAGAAGATAAGATATGGAGGGTGGAGTAACAGTTACCATATAAGGCTTTTTAGAAAGAGTGCTGGAAGATTCAATAGTAATACTGTTCACGAATCTTTTGAAACAAAGGAAAAGATATATACATTGAAAGAGGAGATATATCATCATAGTTACTCTACCTTAGGAGATTATTTTACAAAGTTTAATCGTTATACTACAGAGGGAGCAATAGAGTACTATAAAAGAGGAAAAAGATGCAATATTTTCCAACTAGCTTTTAATCCTATATTTAAGTTCTTGAGAATGTATCTATTAAGATTTGGATTTTTAGATGGAAAAGAAGGATTTTTACTAGCTTGTACAAGTTCTCTTTACACTATGGTAAAATATTATAAACTGTATGAGATAACTAAAAATGGAAGTTATATTAAGAGATAA
- a CDS encoding glycosyltransferase family 9 protein — translation MDIKRVIVSRTDKIGDLILSVPSFFMIKKMYPQAELVVLVRRYNYEIVKNLPYVDRIIKIDDYTQNELLEKIPYFKADIFIALYNDRFVSQLAKASKAPIKIGPLSKLYSFFTFNKGVWQKRSKSIKNEAEYNLDLIKKADEKRYNEVFEVNTRIYLGKENIKAADTFFSTYNVVGETLVVNPFIGGSAKNIRDEEYISLLQRFRDENPDKNVLIICHISEEERGLKLVEGIDRDRVYLYANGGDLLNIAAIIDRATVYLGASTGPTHIAGALQKRIVGIYPAKATQSTLRWGVFGNSKVKYLVPDRDNPKEDYKNPYFDTYNKGMEEELLGYIEESFLLEEGEKN, via the coding sequence ATGGATATTAAAAGAGTAATAGTTTCAAGAACTGATAAGATAGGGGACTTGATACTTTCAGTTCCTAGTTTTTTTATGATAAAAAAGATGTATCCTCAAGCTGAGCTGGTAGTTTTAGTAAGAAGATATAACTATGAGATAGTGAAAAATCTTCCGTATGTAGATAGAATTATAAAGATAGATGATTACACTCAGAATGAACTTTTAGAGAAGATACCATATTTTAAAGCTGATATATTTATAGCCCTATATAATGATAGATTTGTTTCACAGCTAGCTAAGGCAAGTAAGGCACCTATAAAGATAGGACCTCTATCTAAGTTGTACTCATTTTTTACCTTTAATAAGGGAGTTTGGCAGAAGAGATCTAAATCTATAAAAAATGAGGCTGAATACAATTTAGACCTGATAAAAAAGGCAGATGAGAAGAGATATAATGAGGTATTTGAAGTAAATACCAGAATATATTTGGGAAAAGAGAACATAAAGGCAGCAGATACTTTTTTCTCTACATATAATGTAGTGGGAGAAACTCTAGTTGTAAATCCATTTATAGGTGGTTCAGCTAAAAATATAAGAGATGAGGAGTATATCTCTTTACTTCAAAGATTTAGAGATGAAAATCCAGATAAGAATGTACTTATAATCTGTCATATCTCAGAGGAAGAGAGAGGATTGAAGCTAGTAGAGGGAATAGATAGAGATAGAGTGTATCTATATGCTAATGGGGGAGACCTTTTAAATATAGCTGCTATAATAGATAGGGCTACTGTATATCTAGGAGCCTCAACTGGACCTACTCACATAGCTGGAGCTCTTCAAAAAAGAATAGTTGGAATTTATCCAGCTAAGGCAACTCAAAGCACATTGAGATGGGGAGTTTTTGGAAATAGTAAGGTAAAATACTTAGTTCCTGATAGAGATAATCCAAAGGAAGATTATAAAAATCCATACTTTGATACCTATAACAAGGGTATGGAAGAGGAACTTCTAGGATACATAGAGGAAAGTTTTTTATTGGAAGAGGGTGAAAAAAATTAG